One genomic window of Hydra vulgaris chromosome 03, alternate assembly HydraT2T_AEP includes the following:
- the LOC136078044 gene encoding uncharacterized protein LOC136078044, protein MDSCDFGKKLNDTCYKLSFCRKIDLKKFDCYRENAREEFIWRSGITDDKILTICLHHAKIFGTHLKKKHAKYCNLLDKHKSKRKAIKGSHVITLDMAKQLRINFPNVVPGYQLCRSCFDAIISKFHEQDNCELEKKYFAARYFTIYQIKEARKLKKIGGIFSVPGIKKGKIFSEITLNRVNNVYHDDEFTRQIPGKKDYVSIGRKQHMQKRLILCNLKELYVSFKTKYPQEVIGFSKFCSLRPKWFITVGASGTHSVCVCTLHQNAILLTNAIQIKCTYKDLMTKVVCDVTSKECMVHRCPNCPGIVSLKKFLDAQLIDNDEEVSFNQWQKTDRTTLIYQTTTVEEYKLMLSEAINKLTAHSYIAKCQARYLKQQKKNLAKDCCIVLGDFAENFTFVIQDEIQSYHWCKSQCTLHPVALYLLNENDRFEEKLFCFMSEDNEHDTGFVYEVQTQVVNYLKEYHLKISKVLYFSDGCAAQYKNHKNLYNICLHKNDFDIDAEWTFFATCHGKSPCDGIGGTVKRLTTNASLQRPINDQILNCNKMFDHCTNNIKGIIFFKIEKERLTDMRTTLKTRFELSRTIPGTRSYHQFKPESIDINMMRLIGLV, encoded by the exons ATGGATTCATGtgattttggaaaaaagttaaatgatacTTGTTATAAACTAAGTTTTTGTAGAAAGattgatttaaagaaatttgattgCTATAGAGAAAATGCCAGAGAAGAATTTATTTGGAGATCTGGAATAacagatgataaaattttaacaatctgCCTTCATCATGCAAAGATTTTTGGTACACACTTAAAAAAGAAGCACgcaaaatattgtaatttattgGACAAGcataaatcaaaaagaaaagcaatcaaag GGAGTCATGTAATCACATTAGACATGGCAAAACAATTAAGAATTAATTTTCCAAATGTTGTGCCTGGATATCAACTTTGTCGGAGCTGCTTTGATGCTATAATCAGTAAATTTCATGAACAAGATAATTgtgaacttgaaaaaaaatattttgctgcaAGATATTTCACTATATACCAAATTAAAGAAGCGCGCAAACTAAAGAAAATAGGTGGGATTTTTTCAGTTCCAGGCATTAAgaaaggaaaaatattttcagaaataacaTTGAATAGAGTCAACAATGTATACCATGATGACGAATTTACTAGACAAATACCTGGTAAAAAAGATTACGTAAGTATTGGTAGAAAACAACACATGCAAAAGCGCCTTATTTTATGTAATCTTAAAGAactttatgtttcttttaaaactaaatatccTCAAGAAGTTATTGGATTTTCTAAGTTTTGCAGTTTAAGACCAAAATGGTTTATAACTGTTGGAGCATCAGGCACTCATTCTGTTTGTGTATGTACCCTCCATCAAAATGCAATACTCTTGACCAATGctatacaaataaaatgtaCTTACAAAGATCTGATGACAAAAGTTGTTTGTGATGTGACAAGTAAAGAGTGCATGGTTCATCGATGTCCGAACTGTCCAGGTATAGTTTCTTTAAAGAAGTTTCTGGATGCACAACTAATTGACAATGACGAGGAGGTGTCATTCAATCAGTGGCAGAAAACAGACAGAACAACATTGATCTATCAGACAACAACAGTGGAAGAATACAAATTGATGTTATCAGAGGCAATAAACAAGTTAACAGCTCATTCCTACATTGCAAAATGTCAAGCAAGATATCTAaagcaacaaaagaaaaatttagcaAAAGACTGCTGTATTGTCTTAGGTGACTTTGCAGAAAACTTCACTTTTGTGATTCAAGATGAAATCCAAAGTTACCATTGGTGCAAAAGTCAATGCACATTGCACCCCGTTGCCctctatttattaaatgaaaatgaccgatttgaagaaaaattgttttgcttcaTGTCAGAAGATAATGAGCATGACACTGGTTTTGTGTATGAAGTTCAAACACAAGtagttaactatttaaaagaatatcatcttaaaatttcaaaggttctttatttttctgatggTTGTGCTGCACAgtataaaaatcacaaaaacctttacaatatctgtctccataaaaatgattttgacatTGATGCAGAGTGGACATTTTTTGCTACATGCCATGGTAAGTCACCATGTGATGGTATTGGTGGCACTGTAAAACGATTAACTACAAATGCAAGTCTACAAAGGCCCATAAATGACCAGATATTGAATTGTAACAAAATGTTTGACCACTGTACTAACAATATTAAagggattattttttttaagattgaaaAAGAAAGACTGACAGATATGCGCACCACTTTGAAAACACGTTTTGAGCTAAGTAGAACAATTCCTGGAACTAGGAGCTATCATCAATTTAAACCAGAATCTATAGATATAAATATGATGCGTTTGATTGGATTGGTATGA